From one Comamonas piscis genomic stretch:
- a CDS encoding short-chain fatty acid transporter, whose amino-acid sequence MSVQLEESRSARFAMRCAAWAEKWFPDSWVFAVVGIAIVVLAALAIGVPVQDTSKAFGKGFWSLIPFTMQMAFVVIGGYVVASSKPASRLIEALAKVPGNGRSAVAWVALISMVASLLNWGLSLVFGGLLVKALARRTDLKMDYRAAGAAAYLGLGAVWALGISSSAAQLQANPASLPPSILAITGVIPFTETIFLWQSGVMLLVLVLISLLIAYLTAPGASSAKDAAACQVDISAEAQPVSKPTRPGEWLEHSPLLIIFLVLLAVGWMVEEFSSKPAIQAISGLNTYNLIFLMVGALLHWRPRSFLDAVARAVPTTTGVLIQFPLYGSIAAIMTEVRGVDGHTIAHYISTFFTQIATHDTYALLMGVYSAILGFFIPSGGGKWIIEAPYVMQVANDLQYHLGWAVQIYNAAEALPNLINPFYMLPLLGVLGLKARDLIGFTFLQLLVHIPVVLFLLWFLGQTLAYTPPVMP is encoded by the coding sequence ATGTCGGTGCAATTGGAAGAGAGCCGCTCCGCGCGGTTTGCGATGCGGTGTGCGGCCTGGGCGGAGAAGTGGTTTCCTGACTCCTGGGTTTTTGCGGTTGTGGGGATTGCGATTGTGGTGCTGGCTGCGCTGGCGATTGGCGTGCCGGTGCAAGACACCAGCAAGGCCTTTGGCAAGGGCTTTTGGAGCCTGATCCCGTTCACGATGCAAATGGCCTTTGTGGTGATTGGTGGTTATGTGGTGGCCAGCTCCAAGCCGGCATCGCGGCTGATTGAGGCATTGGCCAAGGTGCCAGGCAATGGCCGCAGCGCGGTGGCCTGGGTGGCGCTGATCTCGATGGTCGCATCCTTGCTGAACTGGGGCCTGAGCCTGGTGTTTGGTGGCCTGCTGGTGAAGGCACTGGCCCGCCGTACAGATCTGAAAATGGACTACCGCGCCGCCGGTGCTGCAGCCTACCTGGGTCTGGGCGCTGTCTGGGCGCTGGGCATTTCTTCGTCGGCCGCGCAGCTGCAGGCCAACCCGGCCAGCTTGCCGCCGTCCATTCTGGCGATCACCGGTGTGATTCCTTTTACCGAGACGATTTTTCTGTGGCAATCGGGCGTGATGCTGCTGGTCCTCGTGCTGATCTCGCTGCTGATCGCTTACCTGACTGCGCCCGGCGCATCCAGCGCCAAAGACGCTGCCGCCTGCCAGGTGGACATCAGCGCCGAGGCGCAACCGGTGAGCAAGCCCACCCGCCCCGGTGAATGGCTGGAGCACAGCCCCTTGCTGATCATCTTTCTGGTGCTGCTGGCGGTGGGCTGGATGGTGGAGGAGTTCTCTAGCAAGCCGGCGATCCAGGCGATCTCGGGCCTCAACACCTACAACCTGATTTTCCTGATGGTCGGTGCCTTGCTGCACTGGCGCCCGCGTAGCTTTCTGGATGCGGTCGCCCGTGCCGTGCCCACTACCACCGGCGTGCTGATCCAGTTCCCGCTGTATGGCTCGATTGCTGCGATCATGACCGAGGTCAGGGGCGTCGATGGCCACACCATTGCGCACTACATCTCGACCTTCTTCACGCAGATCGCCACGCATGACACCTATGCGCTGCTGATGGGCGTGTACTCGGCCATCCTGGGCTTCTTCATCCCGTCAGGCGGCGGCAAGTGGATCATCGAGGCGCCGTATGTGATGCAGGTGGCCAACGACCTGCAGTACCACCTGGGCTGGGCCGTGCAGATTTATAACGCTGCCGAGGCCCTGCCAAATCTGATCAACCCGTTCTACATGCTGCCGCTGTTGGGTGTGTTGGGCTTGAAGGCGCGGGATCTCATCGGCTTCACCTTTCTGCAGCTGCTGGTGCATATCCCCGTGGTGCTGTTCCTGCTGTGGTTCCTGGGGCAGACCTTGGCGTACACGCCGCCTGTGATGCCATAA
- a CDS encoding DUF3011 domain-containing protein: MLNKPWSGAAMGAIALALAAIAPAAQAQYGSNTEVLCESNDGRTQECRTPFRDPVISQTLSSAACVEGRSWGRRGGGVVWVTDGCRARFTDSRGGGGWGGGGGGSNNQLVRCESNDERMRECAIPRGARVEVARQLSDSRCDEGRTWGQRGDMVWVSRGCRADFAISSGYGGGRPSPGYGQGRELTCSSDDRRDNSCDWNARWGRPVLLEQLSSDSCREGYTWGYDDRARRIWVTRGCRGRFGSR; the protein is encoded by the coding sequence ATGCTGAATAAACCATGGAGCGGCGCAGCAATGGGCGCCATCGCGCTGGCACTGGCGGCCATCGCCCCGGCGGCCCAGGCCCAGTACGGAAGCAATACCGAGGTGCTGTGCGAGAGCAATGACGGCCGCACGCAGGAGTGCCGCACACCCTTCCGCGATCCAGTGATCAGCCAAACCTTGTCCAGCGCTGCCTGCGTGGAGGGCCGCAGCTGGGGCCGCCGTGGCGGCGGTGTGGTCTGGGTGACGGACGGCTGCCGCGCCCGTTTTACCGATAGCCGTGGTGGTGGCGGTTGGGGCGGCGGCGGTGGTGGCAGCAACAACCAGCTGGTGCGCTGCGAAAGCAATGATGAACGTATGCGTGAATGCGCCATTCCGCGTGGCGCCCGGGTCGAGGTCGCCCGCCAGCTCTCCGACTCTCGCTGCGACGAGGGCCGCACCTGGGGCCAGCGCGGCGATATGGTCTGGGTGAGCCGTGGCTGCCGTGCCGATTTTGCCATCAGCAGCGGGTATGGCGGTGGCCGTCCCAGCCCTGGCTATGGCCAAGGCCGCGAGCTGACCTGCAGCAGCGATGACCGCCGCGACAACAGCTGCGACTGGAATGCGCGCTGGGGCCGTCCGGTGCTGCTGGAGCAACTCTCCAGCGATAGCTGCCGTGAGGGCTATACCTGGGGCTATGACGATCGTGCACGCCGCATCTGGGTCACGCGCGGTTGCCGTGGGCGGTTTGGCAGCCGCTGA
- a CDS encoding glycerate kinase type-2 family protein has product MTSTASAAFAAHLIDVHGSDDAPPVPEPHLQPLLFLQHLYRVAVRDALPLEGLRKHLPAVPKGRTLVVGAGKAGAAMAQALEQLWPLQAPISGLVVTRYGHIPPRPPGLAQRIEVVEAAHPVPDAAGLQAAERMLALTAGLTADDLVICLISGGGSALLTLPAEGLSLADKQRINRELLESGAHIGEMNCVRKHLSRIKGGRLGAACHPAQVVSLLISDVPGDSPAVIASGPTVPDPSTCADALAILERYGIAVPDSVRAALHSGALETPKPGDPRFAGHQVQLIATPQQSLQAAAAAARDAGIACHVLSDEMEGESREVAKVHAALARAVALHGQPFARPCVILSGGETTVTVRKLAEGIERGRGGRAGEFCLGLAQALQAVPGVWALAADTDGIDGVEDNAGAVVTPDTLARAAALQYKPAAYQDRNDSYGFFGPLGDLVVTGPTHTNVNDFRALLIL; this is encoded by the coding sequence ATGACCTCTACCGCTTCCGCGGCCTTTGCGGCCCACCTGATCGATGTGCATGGCAGCGACGATGCGCCGCCCGTACCTGAGCCTCATTTGCAGCCCCTGCTGTTTTTGCAGCACCTGTACCGGGTAGCAGTGCGCGATGCGCTGCCGCTGGAAGGCCTGCGCAAGCATTTGCCGGCGGTTCCCAAGGGCCGCACCTTGGTGGTAGGCGCTGGCAAAGCCGGCGCGGCGATGGCGCAAGCGCTGGAGCAGCTTTGGCCCCTGCAAGCGCCGATATCCGGTCTGGTGGTTACCCGCTATGGGCATATTCCACCCCGCCCGCCGGGCCTGGCCCAGCGCATTGAGGTGGTGGAAGCCGCTCACCCCGTACCGGACGCCGCCGGCCTGCAAGCGGCGGAGCGCATGCTGGCCCTGACCGCAGGGCTGACGGCCGACGACCTGGTCATTTGCCTGATCTCAGGCGGCGGCTCCGCCTTGCTGACCCTTCCGGCCGAGGGCCTCAGCTTGGCCGACAAGCAGCGCATCAACCGCGAATTGCTGGAGAGCGGCGCCCATATTGGCGAGATGAACTGCGTACGCAAGCACCTCTCGCGCATCAAGGGTGGGCGCCTCGGGGCCGCCTGCCACCCAGCGCAGGTCGTGAGCCTGCTGATCAGCGATGTGCCGGGTGATTCGCCAGCCGTCATCGCCAGCGGCCCGACGGTGCCGGACCCCAGCACCTGCGCCGATGCGCTGGCGATTTTGGAGCGCTACGGCATTGCGGTGCCAGACTCCGTGCGTGCAGCGCTGCACAGCGGCGCGCTGGAGACGCCCAAGCCCGGTGACCCGCGCTTTGCCGGCCACCAGGTGCAGCTGATCGCCACCCCGCAGCAGTCACTGCAAGCGGCTGCCGCTGCCGCGCGCGATGCCGGCATTGCCTGCCATGTACTCAGCGATGAGATGGAGGGCGAATCGCGCGAAGTGGCCAAGGTGCACGCTGCCTTGGCCCGCGCTGTGGCCCTGCATGGCCAGCCATTTGCCCGGCCCTGTGTGATTTTGTCGGGTGGCGAGACCACCGTAACGGTGCGCAAGCTGGCCGAGGGCATCGAACGGGGCCGGGGTGGGCGCGCCGGTGAGTTCTGCCTGGGTTTGGCACAGGCACTACAAGCCGTGCCAGGTGTATGGGCGCTGGCGGCCGATACCGACGGCATTGATGGCGTAGAGGACAACGCCGGTGCCGTCGTCACGCCAGACACTTTGGCACGTGCCGCCGCCCTGCAGTACAAGCCAGCGGCCTACCAGGACCGCAATGACAGCTATGGCTTTTTTGGGCCGCTGGGTGATCTGGTAGTGACGGGGCCCACGCATACCAATGTGAACGACTTCAGGGCCCTGCTCATTCTTTAG
- the rlmB gene encoding 23S rRNA (guanosine(2251)-2'-O)-methyltransferase RlmB, which produces MSSPKVLFGFHAVGVRMKTAPKSIIEVYFETTRRDARMRQFLERAQEAGVRLIEADAPRIAKLAGSHGHQGVAARVEEIRDTRTLDELLDDLEEAGVASPLLLVLDGVTDPHNLGACLRVADGAGVHAVIAPKDHAVGINATVAKVASGAAETVPYFMVTNLARTLKELKARNIWVIGTSDDAPNTVYEVDLKGPVALVLGAEGDGMRQLTRKTCDELIGIPMMGAVSSLNVSVASGVCLYEALRQRTPPKVA; this is translated from the coding sequence ATGTCATCCCCCAAAGTGTTGTTCGGCTTTCATGCCGTTGGTGTGCGCATGAAGACTGCGCCCAAATCGATTATCGAAGTCTATTTCGAGACCACGCGCCGCGACGCGCGTATGCGTCAGTTCCTGGAGCGCGCCCAAGAGGCGGGTGTGCGCCTGATTGAGGCGGATGCCCCGCGCATCGCCAAGCTGGCGGGCTCGCATGGCCACCAAGGTGTGGCGGCCCGTGTCGAAGAGATCAGGGATACCCGTACCCTGGATGAGCTGCTCGACGACCTGGAAGAAGCCGGTGTCGCATCGCCGCTGCTGCTGGTGCTCGACGGCGTGACCGACCCGCACAACCTCGGTGCCTGCCTGCGTGTGGCCGATGGCGCCGGTGTCCATGCGGTGATCGCTCCGAAGGACCATGCCGTGGGCATCAATGCCACGGTGGCCAAGGTGGCCAGTGGTGCGGCCGAGACGGTGCCGTACTTTATGGTGACCAACCTGGCACGCACCTTGAAGGAGCTCAAGGCGCGCAACATCTGGGTCATCGGCACCAGCGACGATGCCCCCAACACCGTGTACGAGGTCGACCTGAAGGGCCCCGTGGCCTTGGTGCTGGGCGCTGAGGGCGATGGCATGCGCCAGCTCACCCGCAAAACCTGCGACGAGCTGATCGGCATCCCGATGATGGGGGCGGTTTCGAGCCTCAACGTGTCAGTGGCCAGCGGCGTGTGTTTGTATGAAGCGCTGCGCCAGCGCACGCCGCCCAAAGTGGCTTAA
- a CDS encoding PepSY domain-containing protein, whose translation MKKTTIAWILGAASVAASLPFAAQAYNAQEVLNSIHASGLVAAQDLEKQYGYWTAKATQQDGSRAYVLVNDADGSLVALRKAELGTTHPGASQVTAKLQAMGYGQIKEVEFDDGFWEAKVRGANGIKQKLVLHPVSLELLSQPGQPAPTPGAGAGNAILSAVQIHQLLTQAGYTHIHDLELDDGIWEADAINAQGFRVDLKIHPETGAVLREKLDD comes from the coding sequence ATGAAGAAGACCACCATCGCCTGGATCCTGGGTGCCGCCAGCGTCGCTGCCAGCCTGCCATTTGCCGCCCAGGCCTACAACGCCCAGGAAGTGCTCAACAGCATCCACGCCAGTGGCCTGGTTGCCGCGCAAGATCTGGAAAAGCAATACGGCTACTGGACGGCCAAGGCCACCCAGCAAGACGGCAGCCGCGCCTATGTTCTGGTCAACGACGCTGACGGCAGCCTGGTTGCGCTGCGCAAGGCCGAGCTGGGTACCACCCACCCTGGCGCCAGCCAGGTCACTGCCAAGCTGCAGGCCATGGGCTATGGCCAGATCAAGGAAGTGGAATTTGACGACGGCTTTTGGGAAGCCAAGGTGCGCGGTGCCAACGGCATCAAGCAAAAGCTGGTGCTGCACCCGGTGAGCCTGGAGCTGCTGTCCCAGCCCGGCCAACCCGCCCCCACCCCAGGCGCCGGTGCAGGCAACGCGATCTTGAGCGCAGTGCAAATCCACCAGCTGCTGACCCAAGCAGGCTACACCCATATCCATGACCTGGAGCTGGATGACGGCATCTGGGAAGCCGATGCGATCAATGCCCAGGGTTTCCGCGTGGACCTGAAGATCCACCCCGAAACCGGCGCGGTGCTGCGTGAAAAGCTGGACGACTAA
- a CDS encoding PepSY domain-containing protein, whose protein sequence is MAQIQPRFSRIAAWSLVGALLLVGTGQAAEHDAVRAAVATGQYKPLSAILSEIAATQSGRVVDVETKRGPKGELRYEVKLVDNQGLKQELLIDAATGQTVQRVAKDRSQALGMAELAQYLAKLAQQHASRITDVEFERDNQGRGVYEIKLSADQQGYRKLVMDAATGQVLPSAPIKGRNPAPLKRVDEVLQALAPRFPGQVLEVELEHDESQASYYEIELLQSNGSTLELKVDARSLQVLKQKVED, encoded by the coding sequence ATGGCGCAAATTCAACCCCGCTTTTCTCGCATTGCTGCATGGTCCCTGGTCGGCGCCTTGCTGCTGGTCGGCACCGGCCAGGCGGCCGAGCATGATGCCGTGCGGGCGGCGGTGGCCACCGGCCAGTACAAGCCGCTGTCGGCCATTCTGAGCGAGATCGCCGCAACCCAGTCCGGACGCGTAGTCGATGTCGAGACCAAACGCGGCCCCAAGGGTGAGCTGCGCTACGAGGTCAAACTGGTGGACAACCAGGGCCTCAAGCAAGAGCTGCTGATTGACGCGGCGACGGGCCAGACGGTGCAGCGCGTGGCCAAGGACCGCTCGCAGGCGCTGGGCATGGCCGAGCTGGCCCAGTACCTGGCCAAACTGGCGCAGCAACACGCCAGCCGCATCACCGATGTGGAGTTTGAACGCGACAACCAGGGCCGGGGCGTGTATGAAATCAAACTGAGCGCAGACCAGCAGGGCTACCGCAAGCTGGTGATGGATGCCGCCACCGGCCAGGTGCTGCCGTCTGCCCCAATCAAGGGCCGCAACCCGGCACCGCTCAAGCGGGTGGACGAGGTGTTGCAGGCACTGGCGCCGCGTTTTCCGGGCCAGGTGCTGGAGGTGGAGCTGGAACACGACGAGAGCCAGGCGTCTTATTACGAAATCGAGTTGTTGCAAAGCAATGGCAGCACCTTGGAGCTGAAGGTGGATGCCCGCAGCCTGCAGGTGCTTAAACAAAAAGTCGAGGATTAA
- a CDS encoding response regulator transcription factor encodes MRILVVEDDAELAAQMEQALVRAGFSVDVEADGDAASFAGSTEQYDAAVLDLGLPQRDGLTVLRDWREAGCQWPVLILTARNRWSDKVAGFGAGADDYLTKPFMLDEVVLRLRAMLRRTAGSAATVLRAGCLEYDVTAGRFSQDGQGLQLTAQEHKILAYLMHHPNRVLSRTEISEHVYARDLDPDSNTLDVLIGRIRRKLQQSDLLVTERGQGFRLNAPG; translated from the coding sequence ATGCGAATTCTGGTGGTTGAAGACGATGCCGAGCTGGCCGCGCAAATGGAGCAGGCGCTGGTGCGTGCCGGTTTTTCGGTCGATGTGGAGGCCGATGGCGATGCGGCATCGTTTGCGGGCAGCACCGAGCAGTACGATGCCGCCGTGCTGGACTTGGGCTTGCCCCAGCGCGACGGGCTGACGGTGCTGCGCGACTGGCGCGAGGCCGGCTGCCAGTGGCCGGTGCTGATCCTGACCGCGCGCAACCGCTGGAGCGACAAGGTCGCCGGCTTTGGCGCCGGTGCCGACGACTACCTGACCAAGCCCTTTATGCTGGACGAGGTGGTGCTGCGCCTGCGCGCCATGCTGCGCCGCACCGCCGGCAGTGCCGCCACCGTGCTGCGCGCTGGCTGCCTGGAATACGATGTGACCGCAGGCCGCTTTTCGCAGGATGGGCAGGGGCTGCAGCTGACGGCGCAGGAGCACAAGATTCTGGCCTACCTGATGCACCACCCCAACCGTGTGCTCTCGCGCACCGAGATCAGCGAACATGTCTATGCCCGCGATCTGGACCCGGACTCCAACACCCTCGATGTGCTGATTGGCCGCATACGGCGCAAGCTGCAGCAGTCGGATCTGTTGGTGACCGAGCGGGGCCAGGGCTTCCGCCTCAACGCGCCCGGCTAG
- a CDS encoding sensor histidine kinase, with the protein MALLLSPASARMPTRRWSLAARIAALVIGPSLLVMVLGGWWLRYEVHASLLGSMSRTLEEKSERINARLALLPDGRVQETAGGSDEFSAIFSGWYWQLQGQAAAQLRTAATPLVLARSRSLWDQPDLVISPGTLWGSERLQQAVGPQKEPLLVQHFAVQLSAGAAPMYLQVYGPAQPLMASLRRIDQILAITCAMLLLVMGALVWLQLRVGLAPLKRLVDVIASLGKPVPGAAPATEQIAQLPLGADLQPLQQELAALLARNTQVVERSRSHAADLNHALKKPLSLLMAHAGSGDALPAAMVLQQTTAMARLIDRYQARTFSDATLVHGTSAGLPVDVLACAQQMLAMLRQLHQASDLDWQLVDAGSPLWWRGERADLEELLGNLLDNAGKWAASQVRLTVRGNAAQGLMLLVEDDGPGMTDAQMQAAGERGKRFDESVAGTGLGLSIAQHIVQGYDGQLQLRKSEALKGLMVRVDMAGVLA; encoded by the coding sequence ATGGCCTTACTCCTCAGCCCTGCCTCTGCGCGGATGCCCACGCGGCGCTGGTCGCTGGCCGCGCGCATCGCTGCCTTGGTGATCGGGCCCAGCTTGCTGGTGATGGTGCTGGGCGGTTGGTGGCTGCGCTATGAGGTGCATGCCAGCTTGCTGGGCAGCATGTCTCGCACCTTGGAGGAAAAGTCCGAGCGCATCAACGCCAGGCTGGCGCTGCTACCCGATGGCCGGGTGCAGGAGACCGCTGGCGGGAGTGACGAGTTCAGCGCGATTTTCTCGGGCTGGTACTGGCAGCTCCAGGGCCAGGCCGCTGCGCAACTGCGCACCGCTGCCACCCCGCTGGTGCTGGCCCGCTCACGCTCGCTGTGGGACCAGCCGGATCTGGTTATCAGCCCCGGCACCCTGTGGGGCAGCGAACGGCTACAGCAGGCGGTGGGCCCGCAAAAGGAGCCGCTCTTGGTGCAGCATTTTGCGGTGCAGCTGAGTGCAGGTGCGGCACCGATGTACCTGCAGGTCTATGGGCCGGCGCAACCGCTGATGGCCAGCTTGCGCAGAATCGACCAGATTCTCGCCATCACCTGCGCCATGCTGCTGCTGGTCATGGGGGCCTTGGTATGGCTGCAACTGCGGGTAGGGCTGGCGCCGCTCAAGCGCTTGGTGGATGTGATCGCTAGCCTGGGCAAGCCGGTGCCAGGGGCGGCGCCCGCCACCGAACAGATTGCGCAACTGCCACTGGGCGCAGACTTGCAGCCCTTGCAGCAGGAATTGGCTGCCTTGTTGGCGCGCAATACCCAGGTGGTGGAGCGCTCACGCTCGCACGCGGCCGACCTGAACCATGCGCTGAAAAAACCCTTGTCGCTGCTGATGGCCCATGCGGGCAGTGGCGATGCGCTGCCGGCTGCCATGGTGCTGCAGCAAACCACGGCCATGGCGCGGCTGATTGACCGCTACCAGGCCCGTACCTTCAGCGACGCGACCCTGGTGCATGGCACAAGTGCTGGCCTCCCAGTCGATGTGCTGGCCTGCGCACAGCAGATGCTGGCGATGCTGCGACAGCTGCACCAGGCCAGCGACCTGGACTGGCAACTGGTGGACGCGGGCAGCCCGCTGTGGTGGCGGGGCGAGCGGGCCGATCTGGAAGAGTTGCTGGGCAATCTTTTGGACAACGCCGGCAAATGGGCGGCGTCCCAGGTGCGCTTGACGGTGCGGGGCAACGCAGCCCAAGGCCTGATGCTGCTGGTGGAAGACGATGGCCCGGGCATGACCGACGCGCAAATGCAGGCGGCCGGCGAACGGGGCAAACGCTTTGATGAATCGGTCGCTGGCACCGGCTTGGGCCTGTCGATTGCGCAGCACATTGTGCAGGGTTACGACGGCCAACTGCAGCTGCGCAAAAGCGAGGCCTTGAAAGGCTTGATGGTGCGCGTCGACATGGCCGGGGTGCTGGCCTGA
- a CDS encoding DUF1428 domain-containing protein: MPYVDGFVIPVPLANLDAYRTMAEAAGKVWMEYGALQYWECVGDDVPDGEHTSFPMAVKLQSDEVACFSWIVYTSRAERDRINAAVMADPRLADMQPANMPFDGKRMIFGGFTPVVRLGG, encoded by the coding sequence ATGCCCTATGTCGATGGATTTGTAATCCCCGTGCCCCTTGCCAATCTGGATGCCTACCGAACCATGGCCGAGGCCGCCGGCAAGGTCTGGATGGAGTATGGCGCGCTGCAGTACTGGGAATGTGTGGGCGACGATGTGCCGGACGGTGAACACACGTCCTTCCCGATGGCCGTCAAGCTGCAGTCCGATGAGGTCGCCTGCTTTTCCTGGATTGTCTACACCTCGCGCGCCGAGCGCGACCGTATCAATGCCGCGGTCATGGCGGATCCACGGCTGGCAGATATGCAGCCGGCCAATATGCCTTTTGATGGCAAACGCATGATTTTTGGTGGCTTTACGCCGGTGGTGCGGCTGGGCGGCTGA
- a CDS encoding SRPBCC family protein: MSVQPHPQDLVLNRLINAPAATLFRCWTEPALLTQWFVPKPWTIASAEVDVRVGGGSQIVMCDPQGNQYPNAGVYLEVVPNRKLVFTDAYTAGWVPSAKPFMTAIIAFEPEGDQTRYTATVRHWSEETRKQHEAMGFHTGWGISTDQLEALAATL; encoded by the coding sequence ATGTCTGTACAGCCCCATCCCCAGGATCTTGTGCTCAACCGCTTGATCAACGCCCCAGCGGCCACCCTCTTCCGCTGCTGGACCGAGCCGGCCCTGCTCACTCAGTGGTTTGTGCCCAAGCCCTGGACGATTGCCAGCGCCGAGGTGGATGTGCGCGTCGGCGGCGGCAGCCAGATTGTGATGTGCGACCCGCAGGGCAACCAGTACCCCAATGCGGGGGTGTACCTAGAGGTGGTGCCCAACCGCAAGCTGGTGTTTACCGATGCCTATACCGCTGGCTGGGTGCCCAGCGCCAAGCCCTTCATGACGGCCATCATCGCGTTTGAGCCCGAAGGGGACCAGACCCGCTATACCGCCACCGTGCGGCATTGGAGCGAGGAGACCCGCAAACAGCATGAGGCCATGGGCTTCCACACTGGCTGGGGCATAAGCACCGACCAGCTGGAGGCCCTGGCTGCCACGCTGTAG
- a CDS encoding VOC family protein, with translation MQFIPYLNFDGQCAEAMAFYAQLFGGQITHQMRFSDMPPSEGMPPLPPEAQSRLMHAHLQVGSQAIMASDTLPALPGVSAESCGGGYLKPQGMWVSIGVDSAADGERVFAGLAEGGQVSMPFAATFWSPGFGMVTDRFGIPWMVNAQTQQPAA, from the coding sequence ATGCAGTTCATCCCCTATCTGAATTTTGATGGCCAATGCGCGGAAGCCATGGCCTTCTACGCCCAGCTGTTTGGCGGCCAGATCACCCACCAAATGCGCTTTAGCGATATGCCCCCCAGCGAAGGCATGCCGCCGCTGCCCCCCGAGGCGCAATCGCGCCTGATGCATGCCCATCTGCAAGTGGGCAGCCAGGCCATCATGGCCTCCGACACGCTGCCTGCCCTGCCCGGCGTCAGCGCCGAGAGCTGTGGCGGTGGCTACCTCAAGCCCCAAGGGATGTGGGTATCGATCGGCGTGGATTCCGCCGCCGACGGCGAGCGGGTGTTTGCCGGCTTGGCCGAAGGCGGCCAGGTCAGCATGCCCTTCGCAGCCACCTTCTGGTCGCCCGGCTTTGGCATGGTGACCGACCGCTTTGGTATCCCCTGGATGGTGAATGCGCAAACGCAACAACCTGCCGCCTGA
- a CDS encoding SIR2 family NAD-dependent protein deacylase: MPLDSLHAPADPYSTDPDIASLRRRLQAARHVLVLTGAGASAESGVPTFRDAQTGYWAQFSPEEMASEAGFLAHPQRVWDWYQYRRDLIRQVQPNAGHVALAQWQGRNPGRMTLVTQNVDGLHQRAGSAPVLCLHGNLMENRWLLPPKPCCDARFTEGDAPPQCPGCGNYLRPGVVWFGEALPHAELQQAQDAAKACDLMLVIGTSGHVYPAAGLAHIAARGGAHVVVINPEPTVLDSVADQCWRLPSAQILPALLA; encoded by the coding sequence ATGCCTCTTGATTCCTTGCATGCACCCGCTGATCCCTACAGCACCGATCCAGACATCGCCAGCCTGCGCCGGCGCTTGCAGGCTGCGCGCCATGTGCTGGTGTTGACAGGGGCTGGGGCCAGTGCCGAATCTGGCGTGCCGACGTTTAGGGACGCGCAAACTGGCTACTGGGCGCAGTTTAGCCCCGAGGAGATGGCGAGCGAGGCCGGGTTTTTGGCCCATCCGCAGCGGGTATGGGACTGGTACCAGTACCGCCGCGATCTGATCCGCCAGGTGCAGCCCAATGCCGGCCATGTGGCGCTGGCGCAATGGCAGGGCCGCAACCCGGGCCGAATGACACTGGTCACCCAGAATGTGGATGGCCTGCACCAGCGCGCTGGCAGTGCGCCGGTGCTGTGCCTGCATGGCAACCTGATGGAGAACCGCTGGCTGCTGCCGCCCAAACCCTGCTGCGATGCCCGCTTTACCGAAGGCGATGCACCGCCCCAGTGCCCCGGTTGCGGCAACTACCTGCGCCCCGGCGTGGTCTGGTTTGGCGAGGCCTTGCCCCATGCGGAGCTGCAGCAGGCCCAGGATGCGGCCAAGGCCTGTGACCTGATGCTGGTGATCGGCACCTCCGGCCATGTGTATCCTGCGGCTGGCTTGGCCCATATTGCTGCCCGGGGCGGCGCGCATGTGGTGGTCATCAACCCCGAGCCGACGGTGCTGGACAGCGTGGCCGACCAGTGCTGGCGCCTGCCATCGGCGCAGATCTTGCCGGCCTTGCTGGCCTAG